The following are encoded in a window of Solidesulfovibrio magneticus RS-1 genomic DNA:
- a CDS encoding chemotaxis protein CheW, whose protein sequence is MAEAVSSNDNQYLTFTLERELFALDIASVREVLELVNITRVPRTPEAIRGVINLRGRAVPVVDLKQKFGMGSTARTVNTCIIIVEVDIEGEPTVLGALADSVQEVYEMESSQIEPPPRMGTPIRADYIRGMGKSGEQFIIILDINKVFSSMELAGLAQALGEAGAEAREA, encoded by the coding sequence ATGGCCGAGGCCGTCAGCAGCAACGACAACCAGTATCTCACCTTCACCCTGGAACGGGAACTGTTCGCCCTGGACATCGCCTCGGTGCGCGAAGTGCTCGAACTGGTCAACATCACCCGGGTGCCTCGCACCCCGGAAGCCATACGCGGCGTCATCAACCTGCGCGGACGAGCCGTGCCGGTGGTGGACCTCAAACAGAAGTTCGGCATGGGCAGCACGGCACGCACGGTCAACACCTGCATCATCATCGTCGAGGTGGATATCGAAGGCGAGCCCACGGTGCTTGGAGCCTTGGCTGATTCCGTCCAGGAGGTCTACGAGATGGAGTCCTCCCAGATCGAGCCGCCGCCCCGCATGGGCACGCCCATCCGGGCCGACTACATCCGGGGCATGGGCAAGTCCGGCGAACAGTTCATCATCATCCTCGACATCAACAAGGTCTTCAGCTCCATGGAGCTGGCCGGACTGGCCCAGGCCCTGGGCGAGGCCGGAGCCGAGGCCAGGGAGGCCTGA
- a CDS encoding chemotaxis protein CheA, producing MMSQDDVHRLAYLEEAKELLADLEASLLELERTPGDADLLHKIFRAMHTIKGSGAMFGFDDIAAFTHDVETIFDKVRNGLLGVSRELLDLSFHACDHIRSLLEPDNAGDAGLTAAGRMLLEGFRRYAGEDAAPADAALPAPQEESPGVARIYRLRIRPQGDILVTGNNPLHLLEDVCSLGECRMFVHVEAVGPLDDLDPEACLIWWDCVLRSPASRQDLVDVFLFVEDECDLTIDLLDDGCALDGEGVHKLLGQILVERGDITPADLENALSAQKRLGDILADQGLVQPSQVASALAEQSAVRDLGQKQADRQEKASSIRVAADKLDFLVDLVGELVIVQAQIRQAVDERGDPYLRGLAEHLERLSESLRDSTLSIRMLPIGATFAKFRRLVRDLSTELGKDIELVTSGEETELDKTVIERLSDPLVHLLRNSIDHGVESPAERQAVGKPAVGRISLAAAHVGGEVCITVADDGGGLDPAAIRAKAEQRGIIAPGADLTLKELYHLIFQPGFSTAKAVTSVSGRGVGMDVVKRAIDALRGSVEIDSERGKGTAIAVRLPLTLAIIDGLQVQAGGEYFVVPLALVEECVELARDADGQRRRIVNLRGEVAPVLSLREAFGLAGEPPSIEPIVVARVDGERIGIAVDRVVGEHQTVIKTLGRLYRDVDAFSGATIRGDGSMALIIDVAALVRREAQFEAGRS from the coding sequence ATGATGTCCCAGGACGACGTCCACCGGCTGGCCTATCTTGAAGAGGCCAAGGAACTCCTGGCCGACCTGGAGGCGTCGCTTTTGGAGTTGGAGCGCACGCCCGGCGACGCCGACCTGCTCCACAAAATTTTCCGGGCCATGCACACCATCAAGGGTTCCGGCGCGATGTTCGGTTTCGATGACATCGCCGCCTTCACCCATGATGTGGAAACCATTTTCGATAAGGTGCGAAATGGCCTGCTCGGCGTCAGCCGGGAGCTGCTTGACCTGTCCTTTCACGCTTGCGATCATATTCGGTCTCTGCTTGAACCCGACAATGCCGGCGATGCCGGGCTGACCGCCGCCGGCCGCATGTTGCTGGAAGGCTTTCGCCGCTACGCTGGCGAGGATGCCGCCCCGGCCGACGCCGCTTTGCCCGCGCCCCAGGAAGAGTCGCCGGGGGTCGCCCGTATCTACCGTCTGCGCATCCGCCCCCAGGGCGACATCCTGGTGACGGGCAACAATCCCTTGCACCTTTTGGAAGACGTCTGTTCCCTGGGCGAATGCCGGATGTTTGTCCATGTCGAGGCCGTGGGTCCCCTGGACGACCTCGATCCGGAAGCCTGTCTGATCTGGTGGGACTGTGTGCTGCGTTCGCCGGCCTCTCGCCAGGACCTAGTCGACGTCTTTCTTTTCGTCGAAGATGAATGCGACCTGACCATTGATCTCTTGGACGACGGCTGCGCCCTGGACGGGGAGGGCGTCCACAAGCTGTTGGGCCAGATTCTGGTCGAACGCGGCGACATCACTCCGGCTGACCTGGAAAATGCCTTGTCCGCCCAGAAGCGCCTGGGCGACATCCTGGCCGATCAGGGTTTGGTGCAGCCAAGTCAGGTGGCCTCGGCCCTGGCCGAACAGTCCGCCGTGCGCGACCTGGGCCAGAAACAGGCCGACCGCCAGGAAAAGGCCTCCAGCATCCGGGTGGCCGCCGACAAGCTCGATTTCCTGGTCGATCTGGTGGGCGAGCTGGTCATTGTCCAGGCCCAGATCCGCCAGGCCGTGGACGAGCGCGGCGACCCGTATCTTCGGGGGCTGGCCGAACATCTGGAGCGCTTAAGCGAAAGCCTGCGCGATTCCACCCTGTCCATCCGCATGTTGCCCATCGGGGCTACTTTCGCCAAGTTCCGCCGGCTGGTGCGCGATTTGTCGACCGAACTCGGCAAGGACATCGAGCTTGTGACCAGCGGCGAAGAGACCGAACTCGACAAGACCGTCATCGAACGCTTGAGCGACCCCCTGGTGCATTTGCTGCGTAACAGCATCGACCACGGCGTCGAATCCCCGGCCGAGCGCCAGGCCGTGGGCAAGCCGGCCGTCGGACGCATCAGCCTGGCCGCTGCCCACGTCGGCGGCGAGGTCTGCATCACCGTCGCCGACGACGGCGGCGGCCTTGATCCGGCCGCCATCCGGGCCAAGGCCGAGCAGCGGGGGATCATTGCCCCGGGCGCGGATCTGACGCTCAAGGAACTCTACCACCTCATTTTCCAGCCCGGTTTTTCCACGGCCAAGGCCGTCACCAGCGTCTCCGGCCGGGGGGTGGGCATGGACGTGGTCAAACGGGCCATCGACGCCCTGCGCGGCAGCGTGGAGATCGACTCCGAGCGGGGCAAGGGCACGGCCATCGCCGTGCGGCTGCCCCTGACCCTGGCCATCATCGACGGGTTGCAGGTGCAGGCCGGCGGCGAATACTTTGTCGTGCCCCTGGCGCTTGTGGAAGAGTGCGTGGAATTGGCCCGGGACGCGGACGGACAGCGTCGGCGCATCGTCAATCTGCGCGGCGAGGTCGCCCCGGTCCTGAGCCTTCGTGAGGCCTTCGGCCTGGCCGGCGAGCCGCCGTCCATCGAACCCATCGTGGTGGCCCGGGTGGACGGCGAGCGCATCGGCATCGCCGTGGACCGGGTCGTGGGCGAACATCAAACCGTCATCAAAACCCTGGGCCGACTCTACCGCGACGTGGACGCTTTTTCCGGAGCCACCATCCGAGGAGACGGTTCCATGGCCCTTATTATCGACGTGGCCGCCCTGGTGCGCCGGGAGGCCCAGTTCGAGGCCGGGCGCTCCTGA
- a CDS encoding CheR family methyltransferase, translated as MVSDVAPGRASGLVAMTDKEFKRLSDFIHTEVGIKLPLSKKVMVEARLQKRLRMLGKTGYRDYFEFLFSAEGLDEELVHLIDVITTNTTEFFREPRHFEIMTEQTLPLWRSQHGTGRPFRLWSAGCSTGEEPYTLCIVLSEFASRFAGFRFNVMATDISTRVLAMAQSGIYPEERLAKMSMDLKRRYFLRSKDKAKRLVRIAPEVRRIVDYRRLNFMDAFAFPEPLDTIFCRNVMIYFDRATQERLLQKFCTQLLPGGFLFIGHSESLTGMDLPLRQHAPTVYRKI; from the coding sequence ATGGTTTCGGATGTCGCACCCGGACGCGCCTCCGGCCTGGTTGCCATGACCGACAAGGAGTTCAAGCGCTTAAGCGACTTCATCCACACCGAAGTCGGCATCAAGCTGCCCTTGTCCAAGAAAGTGATGGTGGAGGCCCGGCTGCAAAAACGGTTGCGTATGCTCGGCAAGACCGGCTACCGCGACTACTTCGAATTTCTCTTCAGCGCAGAAGGCCTCGACGAGGAACTTGTCCACCTCATCGACGTCATCACCACCAACACCACGGAATTTTTCCGCGAACCCCGCCATTTCGAGATCATGACCGAGCAGACCCTGCCCCTGTGGCGCAGCCAGCACGGCACTGGGCGGCCGTTTCGACTGTGGAGCGCCGGCTGCTCCACCGGCGAGGAACCCTATACCCTGTGCATTGTGCTGTCGGAATTCGCCAGCCGCTTTGCCGGCTTCCGCTTCAACGTCATGGCCACGGACATTTCCACCCGGGTGCTGGCAATGGCCCAAAGCGGCATCTACCCCGAGGAGCGCCTGGCCAAGATGTCCATGGATCTCAAACGCCGGTATTTCCTGCGCAGCAAGGACAAAGCGAAGCGGTTGGTGCGGATCGCCCCGGAAGTGCGGCGCATCGTGGATTACCGACGGCTCAATTTCATGGACGCCTTTGCCTTCCCCGAACCCCTCGACACGATCTTTTGCCGCAACGTCATGATCTATTTCGACCGGGCCACCCAGGAGCGCCTACTCCAGAAGTTCTGCACCCAATTGCTGCCCGGCGGCTTTTTGTTCATTGGCCATTCCGAGAGCCTCACTGGCATGGACTTGCCCTTGCGCCAGCACGCTCCTACGGTATACAGGAAGATATAA
- a CDS encoding protein-glutamate methylesterase/protein-glutamine glutaminase, with protein sequence MSKTIKVLVVDDSALVRQTLTDILASDPDIEVIGSASDPYAAVKRMETQAPDVITLDIEMPRMDGLTFLRKIMTQHPIPVVICSTLTESGSETTLRAMEYGAVDIILKPKLGTRQFLEESRIRVIDAVKAAARAKIKKMAPAGPMKVTPKLSADAVLPGPTGKAMFQTTERVVAVGASTGGTEALREFLEAMPQDCPGIVIVQHMPEQFTAAFAKRLDGICRITVKEAADGDTILRGQALIAPGNRHMLLKRSGARYYVEVKDGPLVRRHRPSVDVLFRSAARYAGKNAVGVIMTGMGDDGAAGMLEMHETGAYTIAQDEATCVVFGMPQEAIKLGGADKIMPLGAIAFEVVRYCSH encoded by the coding sequence GTGAGCAAGACCATCAAGGTCCTGGTGGTGGACGATTCCGCCCTGGTGCGCCAGACCCTGACCGATATCCTGGCTTCGGACCCCGACATCGAGGTCATCGGCTCGGCCAGCGATCCCTATGCCGCGGTCAAACGCATGGAGACGCAAGCCCCGGACGTCATCACGTTGGACATCGAAATGCCGCGCATGGATGGGCTGACCTTCCTGCGAAAAATCATGACCCAGCACCCGATTCCGGTGGTCATCTGTTCCACGCTCACCGAATCCGGCTCGGAAACCACGCTTCGGGCCATGGAATACGGGGCTGTTGACATCATCCTCAAGCCCAAGCTCGGCACCCGGCAGTTTCTGGAGGAGTCGCGCATCCGGGTCATCGACGCGGTCAAGGCCGCTGCCCGGGCCAAGATCAAGAAGATGGCCCCGGCCGGCCCCATGAAGGTCACGCCCAAGCTGTCCGCCGACGCCGTGCTGCCCGGACCCACCGGCAAGGCCATGTTCCAGACCACCGAACGGGTGGTGGCCGTGGGCGCGTCCACCGGCGGCACCGAGGCCCTGCGCGAATTTCTCGAAGCCATGCCCCAGGACTGCCCGGGCATCGTCATCGTCCAGCACATGCCCGAACAGTTCACCGCCGCCTTTGCCAAGCGCCTGGATGGCATCTGCCGTATCACCGTCAAGGAAGCTGCCGATGGCGACACCATCCTGCGCGGCCAGGCGCTTATCGCCCCGGGCAATCGCCATATGCTGCTTAAGCGCAGCGGCGCGCGCTACTATGTCGAGGTCAAGGACGGCCCGCTGGTGCGCCGCCACCGGCCCAGCGTGGACGTGCTGTTCCGCTCCGCCGCCCGCTACGCCGGAAAAAACGCCGTGGGCGTCATCATGACCGGCATGGGCGACGACGGCGCGGCCGGCATGCTCGAGATGCACGAAACCGGGGCCTACACCATCGCCCAGGACGAAGCCACCTGCGTGGTCTTCGGCATGCCCCAGGAAGCCATCAAGCTCGGCGGCGCGGACAAGATCATGCCCCTTGGCGCGATAGCCTTCGAAGTAGTGCGCTACTGCTCCCATTAG
- a CDS encoding chemotaxis protein has translation MADTIQLADAKGMLRQCRVSLDRAGHGLSGAVKAREQDFLDLGEALYGLQGSCENIAQNAQELVACTSAQDMHDRLRALSAELESLTNEAARAAGRQSLDEIDAVVVIVDELSAILSEFSKIVKHLSMLGIATRIESARLGADGRGFTTLADDVEKLANQIVSHCAGIAGRIETLRGHVGSARQRNMAILGTQEQCHEVIVRELGANIKALAEMASCSIDISQDLSRSAADIAADIGQAVRSMQFHDIVRQQVEHAEQAIGETAAMLAAEVDTTADSPALEELAAFTADVLTLQSSQIQSADNHFIRAADTLRGSLESIAGRIRAMGDSIAGLAGGEGDDTPLSRLEAGVATVKAELGDFAAEGEALGHNMDAVAETVSGMSGAIEAIEEVGAEIELIAINASIKAAHTGTAGAALGVLALAIQRLSADARRQTDAVARILGNIASASKGLQENASRYNDQSEAWRVVGELDAVLTETTRSAARCQELFTLLRNSSRDWGGRADELSRCIVFDREIGRSLSEVRRALDGQIAVARKIAPGGGKGRSARLRQLYDRYTMEAERDVHEAAFGASPKAKALPGRAAVAAAPAHGAASDFGDNVELF, from the coding sequence ATGGCCGATACGATCCAGCTCGCCGACGCCAAAGGCATGTTGCGGCAGTGCCGTGTCAGCTTGGACAGGGCCGGTCATGGCCTAAGCGGCGCCGTCAAGGCCCGGGAACAGGATTTTCTGGATCTTGGCGAGGCCTTGTATGGTCTGCAGGGCAGTTGCGAGAACATCGCCCAAAACGCCCAGGAACTGGTGGCGTGCACCTCGGCCCAGGACATGCACGACCGGCTGCGTGCCCTGTCCGCCGAACTTGAGAGCCTGACCAACGAGGCCGCCCGGGCCGCCGGCCGCCAGAGCCTCGACGAGATCGATGCTGTGGTGGTCATCGTTGATGAACTCTCCGCTATTTTGTCGGAATTCTCCAAAATCGTTAAGCACTTGAGTATGCTCGGCATTGCCACGCGCATTGAGAGCGCCCGGCTTGGAGCCGATGGCCGGGGGTTCACCACCCTGGCCGACGACGTAGAAAAGCTTGCCAACCAGATCGTCAGCCACTGCGCTGGTATCGCCGGGCGCATCGAAACCCTGCGCGGCCATGTCGGCTCGGCCCGGCAGCGCAACATGGCCATCCTTGGCACCCAGGAACAGTGCCACGAGGTCATCGTGCGGGAGCTTGGGGCCAACATCAAGGCTCTGGCCGAGATGGCCTCCTGTTCCATCGACATTTCCCAGGATCTCTCGCGCAGCGCCGCCGACATTGCCGCCGACATCGGTCAGGCCGTGCGTTCCATGCAATTTCACGACATCGTGCGCCAGCAGGTCGAGCATGCCGAGCAGGCCATCGGGGAAACCGCGGCCATGCTCGCCGCCGAGGTCGATACGACGGCCGACTCCCCGGCTCTGGAGGAACTGGCCGCCTTTACCGCCGATGTCCTGACCTTGCAGTCCTCCCAGATCCAAAGCGCCGACAATCATTTCATCCGGGCCGCCGACACCCTGCGCGGTTCATTGGAATCCATCGCCGGACGCATCCGGGCCATGGGCGATTCCATCGCCGGCTTGGCCGGCGGCGAGGGCGACGACACGCCGCTTTCCCGTCTTGAGGCCGGCGTGGCCACGGTCAAGGCCGAACTGGGCGATTTCGCCGCCGAAGGCGAGGCCCTGGGTCACAACATGGACGCCGTGGCCGAGACTGTCTCTGGCATGAGCGGGGCCATCGAGGCCATCGAAGAAGTGGGCGCGGAGATCGAACTTATCGCCATAAACGCCAGCATCAAGGCCGCCCATACCGGCACGGCCGGCGCGGCCCTGGGCGTGTTGGCCCTGGCTATCCAACGCCTGTCCGCCGACGCTCGCCGACAAACTGACGCCGTGGCCCGTATTCTGGGAAATATTGCCAGTGCTTCGAAGGGCTTGCAGGAAAACGCCAGCCGGTATAACGATCAATCCGAAGCGTGGCGGGTCGTGGGGGAACTGGACGCCGTGCTGACCGAAACCACGAGGTCCGCCGCGCGTTGCCAGGAGCTTTTTACGTTGCTGCGAAATTCCAGCCGGGATTGGGGCGGCCGGGCCGACGAACTCTCTCGGTGCATCGTCTTCGACCGGGAGATCGGCCGTTCCTTGTCCGAGGTCCGGCGCGCTCTGGATGGCCAGATTGCCGTCGCAAGAAAGATTGCCCCGGGCGGCGGCAAGGGGCGCAGCGCCCGGCTACGCCAGCTCTATGACCGCTATACCATGGAGGCCGAACGCGACGTGCATGAGGCCGCCTTCGGCGCATCGCCAAAAGCCAAGGCATTGCCAGGCCGGGCAGCCGTTGCTGCCGCGCCGGCGCACGGGGCTGCCTCGGATTTCGGCGATAACGTGGAGTTGTTTTAA